From one Humulus lupulus chromosome 8, drHumLupu1.1, whole genome shotgun sequence genomic stretch:
- the LOC133796633 gene encoding uncharacterized protein LOC133796633 has protein sequence MANPEEEAKLDCFRQWLKVNGVELRGCKIKDCDSNKGFGIFFGSDVSDGVLLVVPLALAITPMRVLQDPLIGSECREMFKEGEVDDRFLMILFLTVERLRKSSSWKPYFDMLPTSFGNPLWFSDDEISELKGTALYRATALQKKNLLSLYEDKVKNLVEKLLTLDGGSDREVCFEDFLWANSVFWARALNIPLPRSYVFPQIQGTKDDSSSTEKSSEVSTEIFSGELAKGMDEKGSQAHGLNSQVNEETCSSTQGETVWVEGLVPGIDFCNHDLKPAATWEIDGTGSTTGVPFSMYLLSAGQSSLQVNKEITISYGNKGNEELLYLYGFVIENNPDDYLMVHYPVEAIQSVPFSDSKAQLLEAQNAEMRCLLPKSLLDHGFFPVGIRKGEDEKCKRDQVCSYSWSGQRKMPSYLDNLIFPDSFLSVLRTIAMQENELYKVSNMLEELVGSEGERQPADTEVRAAVWEACGDSGAFQLLVDLLNMRMTELEEHSGTEESDTDLLKGADVIEAADLPHVVKNGKSSEEDEKPTERYLVSRNKWSSIVYRRGQKQLTRLFLREAEYALELALSEGN, from the exons ATGGCAAATCCAGAAGAAGAAGCCAAACTTGACTGCTTTCGTCAGTGGTTAAAG GTTAATGGAGTTGAACTTCGTGGGTGCAAGATCAAGGACTGTGATTCCAACAAAGGCTTCGGTATTTTCTTCGGCAGTGATGTTTCTGATG GGGTTCTGTTAGTTGTTCCTCTGGCTTTAGCTATTACTCCTATGAGAGTATTGCAAGATCCTCTTATTGGGTCAGAATGCAGAGAGATGTTTAAAGAAGGGGAAGTGGATGATAGGTTCTTGATGATTTTGTTTCTAACAGTAGAGCGCCTGCGTAAAAGTTCTTCATGGAAACC GTACTTTGATATGCTACCAACCAGTTTTGGTAATCCACTTTGGTTTAGCGATGATGAGATTTCTGAGCTGAAGGGGACAGCATTGTATCGAGCAACTGCCTTGCAG AAGAAAAATTTGCTCTCTTTGTATGAAGATAAAGTCAAGAATTTGGTGGAGAAACTTTTGACTCTTGATGGAGGTTCAGACAG AGAGGTCTGCTTTGAAGATTTCCTATG GGCAAACTCTGTATTTTGGGCACGTGCTTTAAACATTCCTCTTCCACGTTCTTATGTATTTCCACAAATTCAAGGAACAAAAGATGATAGCTCTTCAACCGAAAAAAGCTCTGAGGTTTCCACCGAAATTTTCAGTGGAGAGTTGGCTAAAGGAATGGATGAAAAAG GATCACAGGCTCATGGGCTTAACAGTCAAGTGAATGAAGAGACATGCAGTTCAACACAAGGGGAGACTGTCTGGGTTGAGGGTCTTGTTCCTGGCATTGACTTTTGCAACCATG ATTTAAAGCCAGCAGCAACTTGGGAAATTGATGGAACTGGCTCAACAACTGGTGTTCCTTTCTCCATGTATCTTCTTTCCG CTGGACAAAGTTCTCTTCAGGTCAACAAAGAAATTACCATAAGCTACGGAAACAAAGGAAATGAG GAGCTACTCTATTTGTATGGGTTCGTTATTGAAAATAATCCAGATGACTATCTCATG GTTCACTATCCAGTAGAAGCAATTCAGAGTGTTCCTTTTTCTGATTCGAAAGCACAGCTTCTTGAAGCACAG AACGCTGAAATGAGGTGTCTTCTACCGAAAAGTTTGCTGGATCATGGATTTTTCCCAGTAGGCATCCGGAAAGGAGAAGATGAGAAATGCAAACGTGACCAAGTATGCAGCTACAGTTGGAGTGGACAGCGCAAGATGCCATCATATCTAGACAATTTGATATTCCCAGATAGTTTTCTGAGTGTCTTGAGGACCATAGCcatgcaggaaaatgagctttaTAAAGTTTCAAATATGCTGGAAGAG CTTGTTGGATCCGAAGGGGAGAGGCAACCAGCTGATACAGAAGTCCGAGCTGCGGTGTGGGAGGCTTGTGGCGATTCCGGAGCTTTCCAACTTCTTGTTGATCTTTTGAATATGAG GATGACGGAACTTGAAGAACATTCTGGAACGGAGGAATCTGACACCGATTTGCTCAAAGGGGCAGATGTCATTGAAGCTGCAGATTTGCCGCATGTAGTAAAGAATGGCAAATCAAG TGAAGAAGATGAAAAACCTACAGAACGCTACTTGGTTAGTCGAAACAAGTGGTCGAGTATAGTATATCGACGAGGCCAAAAGCAACTCACTCGTCTCTTTCTGAGGGAAGCCGAATATGCCTTGGAATTAGCTCTTAGCGAAGGCAACTGA
- the LOC133796634 gene encoding uncharacterized protein LOC133796634: MRSRMEEIESSREILVVEKKDDKGEGERERPKVPWNGGYGKSIVYGGLDAIVTCFSLISSISANRLSSADVLVLGFANLVADGISMGFGDFVSSSTEKDAAAIERAVTEWDVTNHSGPQKMDLLHQYQALGMDLDDATTVVNIFAKYKDILVDEKMMTQKGMLPPDQAGDKPWKNGLVTFAAFIIFGSAPLLSFIVLIPITDNESVKFLGACLLSALALALLGVAKAKIAGQSYAVSAAMTLFTGAIAAGAAYALGWILRSIAGLDAET, from the exons atgagaTCAAGAATGGAAGAAATAGAAAGTAGCAGAGAAATATTGGTGGTAGAGAAAAAAGATGATAAGGGTGAAGGTGAAAGAGAAAGGCCAAAAGTGCCGTGGAATGGGGGATACGGGAAGAGCATTGTGTATGGAGGTCTGGACGCCATTGTCACTTGCTTCTCTCTCATTTCTTCCATCTCTGCCAATAGACTCTCCTCCg CGGATGTTCTGGTGCTTGGGTTTGCGAATTTGGTGGCGGATGGAATATCAATGGGATTTGGAGATTTTGTATCAAGCAGCACTGAAAAAGATGCCGCTGCAATAGAAAGGGCTGTTACTGAGTGGGATGTTACTAATCATAGTGGTCCTCAGAAGATGGACTTACTTCATCAATATCAAGCACTTGGGATGGACCTAGATGATGCCACCACG GTGGTGAACATATTTGCAAAATACAAGGACATTTTGGTGGATGAGAAGATGATGACTCAGAAAGGAATGCTACCACCAGATCAAGCAGGAGACAAGCCATGGAAGAATGGCCTTGTCACCTTTGCTGCCTTTATCATCTTCGGCAGCGCTCCTTTGCTTTCTTTTATCGTTCTCATTCCAATCACCGACAACGAATCAGTGAAGTTTCTCGGCGCTTGTTTGCTTTCTGCACTGGCCTTGGCACTTCTCGGTGTGGCCAAGGCAAAGATTGCAGGCCAAAGTTATGCAGTATCTGCTGCCATGACTCTATTTACTGGTGCTATTGCTGCTGGCGCTGCTTATGCTTTGGGGTGGATACTGAGGAGCATAGCAGGCCTGGACGCAGAAACATAG